From a single Intestinibaculum porci genomic region:
- a CDS encoding GGDEF domain-containing protein, producing the protein MDARKNFFYGSLEKKQYDCIKKDIITINSHTMRGILLVEMILSLFIVVFHNYLEFYKNDSVLAYIAAFLVFGLLFRISRIIANKFKGAIIFMYICVVFIHLFGMAMALMQPRLPAVGFVVYYVTFPLLLTDILVRLYSVMAASALFYLLFANFYVHATSIYIDFWHLMIFTIAIVPIAYFVQLRRFRFFYKRYTTSELEKLDLMTGTYNRNHYERVCRELNGDFRTIFIDVNGLHELNNHYGHKQGDEILKEVAKALKDNFEMHNTFRIGGDEFVCFSHKTVDQIHQDMIEVNNILAKSHYYISYGVGDEHNLHESLRLAEERMYDQKRAFYAQAQNNRRQA; encoded by the coding sequence ATGGATGCAAGGAAAAACTTCTTTTATGGCAGTTTAGAGAAAAAGCAATACGATTGTATCAAAAAAGATATCATCACTATCAATAGTCATACAATGAGAGGCATCTTATTAGTCGAAATGATCTTAAGTCTCTTTATCGTTGTTTTTCATAACTATTTAGAGTTTTATAAGAATGATTCTGTTTTGGCATATATCGCTGCTTTTTTAGTCTTTGGCTTACTCTTTCGAATTAGTCGGATCATTGCTAATAAGTTTAAAGGTGCCATTATCTTTATGTACATATGTGTCGTGTTTATTCATTTATTTGGTATGGCGATGGCCTTAATGCAGCCACGGCTGCCAGCCGTTGGCTTTGTTGTTTACTATGTCACATTTCCGCTCTTACTGACTGACATTTTAGTGCGTCTGTATAGCGTTATGGCCGCTTCGGCATTATTCTATTTATTATTCGCCAACTTTTATGTCCATGCTACAAGTATTTATATCGATTTCTGGCATTTGATGATCTTTACCATCGCGATTGTCCCAATTGCATATTTTGTCCAGTTAAGACGTTTTCGCTTTTTTTATAAACGTTATACAACAAGTGAATTAGAAAAGCTGGATTTAATGACTGGAACATATAACCGTAATCATTATGAACGTGTCTGTCGTGAATTAAATGGTGATTTCCGAACAATCTTTATTGATGTCAATGGACTCCATGAACTCAATAATCACTATGGTCATAAACAAGGGGATGAAATATTAAAAGAAGTAGCAAAAGCTTTAAAAGACAACTTCGAAATGCATAATACCTTTCGCATCGGCGGTGATGAATTTGTCTGCTTTAGCCATAAAACCGTGGATCAAATTCATCAGGATATGATCGAAGTCAATAACATCTTAGCTAAGTCTCATTACTATATTTCTTATGGTGTTGGTGATGAACATAATCTTCATGAAAGTCTGCGTCTAGCTGAAGAAAGAATGTATGATCAGAAGCGTGCATTCTACGCGCAAGCGCAAAATAACCGCCGTCAGGCATAA
- a CDS encoding GGDEF domain-containing protein, with protein sequence MDRLRKILLYGGLTKEEFTHVKENCDHYNIIALKGLLPIIMWVFLIMFMINAVAHFENTPTQIVIGITSMALVVERFAFAMLLEDKPQRVTLCMYIGMATLYLMTIIQSMVQPSLPTVSFVVLLVALPIAFTDIPIRQIIAGSLASALYIILSYHFENSQIALFDSIEVIMFLFIGTMASVFLIPSRIQAFYQDYHMRLLSEIDLLTGIKNRNCYEKDIQSLQGDLPPIFVIVYVDADGLHSLNNEKGHHAGDEMLIHIAHTLRNHFGEAYTYRLGGDEFVGISFNDEIDEVSHKMKIIAQQLMDEGIHISYGISTGQRQDLIEDVIRDAEHLMYKQKRAYYTHTVHDRRQREARI encoded by the coding sequence ATGGATAGACTAAGAAAGATATTATTATATGGCGGTTTAACAAAAGAAGAATTTACCCATGTAAAAGAGAATTGTGATCACTATAATATTATTGCGTTAAAAGGTCTCTTACCCATTATCATGTGGGTGTTTTTGATCATGTTTATGATTAACGCAGTGGCACATTTTGAAAATACGCCGACCCAAATTGTCATTGGCATTACGTCTATGGCCTTAGTAGTTGAAAGGTTTGCCTTTGCCATGCTTTTAGAAGACAAGCCGCAGCGGGTGACATTATGTATGTATATAGGGATGGCGACGCTCTATCTGATGACAATCATCCAATCAATGGTTCAGCCATCATTGCCCACCGTGAGCTTTGTCGTTTTATTAGTGGCCTTGCCTATAGCTTTTACCGATATTCCGATCAGACAAATCATTGCCGGCAGTTTAGCATCTGCCCTTTATATTATTTTAAGCTATCATTTTGAAAATAGTCAGATTGCCTTATTTGATTCGATTGAAGTCATTATGTTTCTCTTTATTGGCACTATGGCTTCTGTTTTCTTAATCCCTTCCCGTATTCAGGCTTTTTACCAGGACTATCACATGCGTCTTTTAAGTGAGATAGATTTACTCACAGGGATTAAGAATCGTAACTGTTATGAAAAGGATATCCAAAGTCTGCAAGGTGATTTACCGCCCATCTTTGTGATCGTATACGTCGACGCTGATGGCTTACATAGTCTTAATAATGAAAAAGGCCATCATGCCGGTGATGAGATGCTCATTCATATCGCTCATACCTTAAGAAATCACTTTGGCGAAGCTTATACTTATCGCTTAGGCGGTGATGAATTCGTCGGCATCAGTTTCAATGATGAGATCGATGAAGTCTCTCATAAGATGAAAATAATCGCTCAACAGCTGATGGATGAAGGCATTCATATTTCTTATGGCATAAGTACAGGGCAAAGGCAGGATCTCATCGAAGATGTCATCCGCGATGCTGAACACCTGATGTATAAACAAAAACGAGCTTATTATACGCATACAGTTCATGATCGTCGTCAGCGCGAGGCAAGAATATAG
- a CDS encoding PIN domain-containing protein, giving the protein MNKIYLVDGENIAPKMLEGFVKKKKLSGKDQIHILYTKNSGNDYKNHKVFTKKKKNTIYLEVDDGKNALDFQLSTYLGYILGVAPYEKAYIIANDKGYEATVSFCKTLGRYVKIITLDSPKEEKKEKEVEITINKKAHKRSEEEWALVAKEYKKAKHKKKVLYAYATSLNDLYLNCIHLLGQKEGVAYYRDHKSEFRAHFKVI; this is encoded by the coding sequence ATGAATAAGATTTATTTAGTGGATGGCGAAAATATCGCCCCAAAAATGTTGGAAGGATTTGTGAAAAAGAAGAAACTTTCAGGGAAAGACCAAATCCATATCCTCTATACCAAAAACTCAGGAAATGATTATAAGAATCATAAAGTCTTTACTAAGAAAAAGAAGAATACCATTTATTTAGAAGTCGATGATGGCAAGAATGCCTTAGATTTTCAGTTATCGACTTATTTAGGTTATATCTTAGGAGTTGCTCCCTATGAAAAAGCTTATATCATTGCCAATGATAAAGGCTATGAAGCGACCGTTTCTTTCTGTAAAACATTAGGTCGTTATGTCAAAATTATTACTTTGGATTCTCCTAAAGAAGAAAAGAAAGAAAAAGAAGTAGAAATCACAATCAATAAAAAAGCGCATAAACGTTCAGAAGAAGAATGGGCTTTAGTCGCTAAAGAATACAAAAAAGCAAAACATAAGAAAAAGGTGCTTTATGCCTATGCTACATCACTTAATGACCTCTATCTTAACTGTATTCATTTACTTGGTCAAAAGGAAGGCGTTGCATATTATCGCGATCATAAAAGTGAATTCCGGGCACATTTTAAAGTCATATAA
- a CDS encoding sulfite exporter TauE/SafE family protein produces the protein MLNTLLLVSPFVFGAGFVDAIAGGGGLISLPIYMIAGLPAHQAVATNKMSSSCGTALATYRFYKNGFLEIKKAIWPMAAAILGSLLGARLSLLASPKVLNALMVVVMPVAAFCIFNKSIFRDHAWHRITKKRLRIMSLCSFIVGIYDGFYGPGTGTFLLLAFTIFARLGIARANAFVKMINLSTNVAALSVFLMQGKVIITVGLLAALCNMAGNYLGSGLVMDKGAKVVKPMMAVVLVLLLGKVIHIY, from the coding sequence ATGTTAAATACACTATTGCTTGTTAGTCCCTTTGTCTTTGGGGCAGGCTTTGTCGATGCGATTGCCGGGGGAGGCGGTCTGATCTCATTACCTATTTATATGATTGCTGGTTTACCAGCGCATCAGGCTGTCGCCACTAATAAAATGAGTTCCTCTTGTGGGACTGCTTTAGCTACATATCGGTTTTATAAAAATGGCTTTTTGGAAATCAAGAAAGCTATATGGCCGATGGCTGCAGCCATCTTAGGCTCATTATTAGGGGCGCGTTTGTCCTTATTAGCGAGTCCAAAAGTGTTAAATGCTCTGATGGTAGTGGTGATGCCAGTCGCGGCCTTTTGTATCTTCAATAAAAGTATTTTTAGAGATCATGCCTGGCACCGTATCACCAAGAAACGTTTACGCATTATGAGTCTCTGTTCATTTATTGTCGGCATTTATGATGGCTTCTATGGTCCGGGAACCGGGACATTCCTCTTATTAGCCTTTACCATCTTTGCCCGTTTAGGCATCGCCCGCGCGAATGCTTTTGTGAAGATGATCAACTTATCCACCAATGTAGCCGCGTTATCCGTCTTTTTAATGCAAGGGAAAGTGATTATTACAGTGGGTTTATTAGCTGCTCTTTGTAATATGGCAGGAAATTATCTTGGCAGTGGCCTCGTGATGGACAAAGGCGCTAAAGTTGTGAAACCAATGATGGCCGTTGTTTTAGTCCTTTTATTAGGCAAAGTCATTCATATATATTAA
- a CDS encoding diguanylate cyclase has protein sequence MVYEGRSSLGFNLKDLSINLPGAFFIYQHDSGKLLFVNKALVDLLEYDSEADFMKAVHGNTKGLVVSEEYEQARNEVKAQLPHNKKNGMYSLDYHVETHKTHRKIKVHTLSHMVHNEYFGDISYVILEELPQ, from the coding sequence ATGGTTTATGAAGGACGCTCTAGCTTAGGCTTCAATCTTAAAGATTTATCTATAAATTTACCAGGCGCCTTCTTTATTTATCAGCATGACAGCGGAAAACTGCTCTTTGTCAATAAAGCGTTAGTTGATTTGTTGGAATATGACAGCGAAGCTGATTTTATGAAGGCAGTCCATGGCAATACAAAAGGTTTAGTCGTTTCAGAAGAATATGAACAGGCGAGAAATGAAGTCAAAGCGCAATTGCCACACAATAAGAAAAATGGGATGTATAGCTTAGATTATCACGTTGAAACACATAAAACCCATCGCAAAATCAAAGTTCATACCTTAAGTCATATGGTACATAATGAATACTTTGGCGATATCTCTTATGTCATTCTTGAAGAATTGCCCCAATAA
- a CDS encoding IS110 family RNA-guided transposase, which translates to MKNNIFSKQYDLFIGLDVSKGKADAAIYKRNRDRNVKSKFVRKAIKFKFTKPGVDEFLDTVRHYKDEDCLSVLFTMEVTGVYSDNVYMYIRDHLQESEAVKFLDTKFVDRWRDAHGYAKSDPLDAKTIAQMCATDDDARYVEKAPNYNEENNKKGHANLKLLTHRYQQLNKQLNAEYNRLSAQCEKFFPELTAVFSISSATALAILEAYPTAHHIIKSSKNEVFNVAYEASKHRCKEAKIDDLFDLCENTIVTLNVPQEAELITVEMVSSIRNLLQTRRNYKKMMVNLASEQPAFKRLQTLIGVGEESAAMILGEVYDIALSKKAENFASYCGLTPRNKKSGSSVDTHGKISKMGSPILRHAIYLASEYARRHNPYLANLFARVKNGNKKRHKLAIVAVANKMARYIYAILKHDSDFVLLYEDLMKLPEDTRATFFQSITTDIPEKTRRCIYKYSDENGVVHDFTFTGNDPEE; encoded by the coding sequence GTGAAAAACAATATCTTTTCAAAACAATATGATTTATTTATCGGTTTAGACGTTTCTAAAGGCAAAGCAGATGCTGCCATTTATAAACGTAACAGAGATAGAAATGTTAAATCCAAATTTGTTCGAAAGGCGATAAAGTTTAAATTCACCAAGCCAGGTGTCGATGAGTTCCTCGATACCGTTAGACATTACAAAGATGAAGACTGCCTGAGCGTTCTTTTCACAATGGAAGTAACAGGCGTGTACTCTGACAATGTCTATATGTATATACGCGATCATCTCCAGGAAAGTGAAGCAGTTAAGTTTCTGGATACTAAATTCGTTGACAGGTGGCGCGATGCACACGGATATGCCAAATCCGATCCACTTGACGCTAAGACTATTGCACAGATGTGCGCAACTGATGATGATGCACGTTATGTTGAAAAAGCTCCTAATTACAACGAAGAAAACAACAAAAAAGGACATGCGAATCTAAAACTTCTGACGCATCGCTATCAGCAGCTGAATAAACAGCTAAATGCTGAATACAATCGACTGAGTGCACAGTGTGAAAAGTTCTTCCCGGAGCTTACCGCTGTTTTCTCAATAAGTTCTGCGACTGCGCTTGCAATCTTAGAGGCATATCCTACTGCACATCATATCATTAAATCTTCTAAAAATGAAGTCTTTAATGTGGCTTACGAGGCCTCTAAGCATCGCTGTAAGGAAGCTAAAATAGACGATTTGTTCGATCTTTGTGAAAATACCATTGTTACTCTTAATGTTCCTCAGGAAGCTGAACTGATCACCGTTGAAATGGTCAGCAGTATCAGAAATCTGCTTCAGACAAGGAGAAACTACAAGAAAATGATGGTTAATCTTGCTTCAGAACAGCCTGCATTTAAGCGTCTTCAGACATTAATCGGTGTTGGTGAAGAATCCGCAGCTATGATTCTTGGTGAGGTATATGACATAGCTCTTTCCAAGAAAGCGGAAAACTTTGCATCATACTGTGGATTAACGCCAAGAAATAAGAAATCAGGTTCATCAGTTGATACCCATGGGAAGATTTCCAAAATGGGATCGCCTATCCTCAGACACGCTATATACCTGGCATCAGAGTATGCCAGACGGCATAATCCATACCTTGCCAACCTTTTTGCAAGGGTTAAAAATGGCAATAAGAAGCGCCATAAGCTTGCAATAGTAGCTGTTGCCAATAAGATGGCACGTTATATTTACGCTATTCTTAAGCATGATAGTGATTTCGTACTGCTTTATGAGGATCTCATGAAGCTTCCGGAAGATACCCGAGCCACGTTCTTCCAAAGTATTACTACTGACATTCCAGAAAAGACAAGAAGATGTATTTACAAATATTCTGATGAGAATGGTGTAGTACATGATTTTACCTTTACTGGAAATGACCCAGAAGAGTAA
- a CDS encoding sensor domain-containing diguanylate cyclase: MAIVGVTARQENIAQKQRKVVKAQLHLNSATASLKKDLQEAATATEVLEAVAHATNGSTAELYKTMKSTYEKTKNIYSLHIAPKGVVTSVYPPVKNKMGKIDFLHDQETKEVSVYSRNKNVTIIRGPFALQEGGQGIAIQNPVFLHNKFWGFTVASIKTNDLFNDSLSSLEDSGYYYNLYKSHVNESSFEKMASSHHKLYHPVVAYFRVGASSWKLEVEKANANVISKEVMLIIILGTLLAIVISVMLYMILSYLKSQKELTRLVNVDYLTNVYNRHGFDSHSSELLKEHPEGVYTGLLIDVDNFKSVNDLYGHAIGDETLKHLAGMLKLYFGHHAIYGRNGGDEFSALIKNMNEEEVTVFLNKFIHRPFSFEYQGKEYKYSISIGYAIYPTQAKDLSELMRKADMALYSVKLRGKHGLSLSYNMFVI, encoded by the coding sequence ATGGCTATTGTTGGAGTAACAGCCAGACAAGAGAATATTGCACAAAAGCAAAGAAAAGTTGTTAAAGCACAGTTACATTTAAATAGTGCAACAGCGAGTCTCAAGAAAGACTTACAAGAGGCCGCTACTGCTACTGAGGTCTTAGAAGCTGTAGCTCATGCCACCAATGGTTCCACTGCAGAACTTTATAAAACTATGAAAAGTACTTATGAAAAGACGAAAAATATTTATTCATTACATATCGCTCCCAAAGGTGTTGTGACATCAGTCTATCCGCCAGTTAAAAACAAAATGGGAAAGATTGATTTCTTACATGATCAGGAAACCAAAGAGGTTTCCGTCTATAGCCGGAACAAAAATGTGACAATTATTCGTGGACCCTTTGCCCTGCAGGAAGGGGGACAGGGGATTGCTATTCAAAATCCGGTCTTTCTCCACAACAAGTTCTGGGGTTTTACGGTCGCTTCGATTAAAACCAATGATTTGTTCAATGATTCCTTAAGCTCTCTGGAAGATTCTGGTTATTATTACAATCTTTATAAATCACATGTTAATGAAAGCAGCTTTGAAAAGATGGCCTCTTCGCATCACAAATTGTATCATCCGGTTGTAGCTTATTTTAGAGTCGGCGCATCAAGCTGGAAGCTAGAAGTAGAAAAAGCAAATGCTAATGTCATATCTAAAGAAGTGATGCTCATCATCATATTAGGAACGCTTTTAGCCATTGTTATTTCGGTAATGCTTTATATGATCCTCTCTTACCTCAAATCACAAAAAGAATTAACCCGCTTAGTCAACGTCGATTATTTAACGAATGTCTATAATCGTCATGGCTTTGATAGCCATAGCTCAGAATTATTAAAAGAACATCCAGAAGGCGTTTATACGGGATTATTAATTGATGTGGATAACTTCAAATCAGTTAATGACCTCTATGGCCATGCCATCGGTGATGAAACCCTTAAACATTTAGCAGGCATGTTAAAACTGTATTTTGGTCATCATGCCATCTATGGCCGTAATGGCGGTGATGAATTCTCTGCCCTGATCAAGAATATGAATGAAGAAGAAGTGACGGTGTTTTTAAATAAGTTTATTCATCGACCATTCAGTTTTGAATATCAGGGGAAAGAATACAAGTACTCTATTTCTATTGGCTATGCGATCTATCCGACCCAGGCCAAAGACTTATCTGAACTTATGCGTAAAGCCGATATGGCCTTATATTCTGTTAAACTGCGTGGAAAACATGGCTTATCTCTCTCGTATAATATGTTTGTAATTTGA
- a CDS encoding cysteine hydrolase family protein, which yields MKTLVIIDMQNDFVDGALGTKEAEAMVPHLLEKVKTFDGDLIFTKDTHPQNYAETQEGHLLPVAHCIKGTKGWKLIPELAKIAAERHAPIFEKPTFGSVDLVKELKKRYDAGQLESVEFVGLCTDICVISNALLTKAEMPELPIYCDESCCAGVSVEKHQAAIEVMKSCQVMMKGDNHE from the coding sequence ATGAAAACATTAGTTATCATTGATATGCAAAATGATTTTGTCGATGGGGCTTTAGGCACGAAGGAAGCAGAGGCCATGGTGCCTCATTTATTAGAAAAAGTGAAAACCTTTGATGGTGATCTGATCTTTACTAAAGATACCCATCCTCAGAATTATGCCGAGACTCAGGAAGGTCATTTATTACCAGTTGCCCATTGTATTAAGGGAACGAAAGGATGGAAGTTAATTCCTGAGTTAGCGAAGATCGCAGCGGAAAGACATGCCCCAATCTTTGAAAAACCAACCTTTGGCTCTGTTGATTTAGTCAAGGAACTCAAGAAACGTTATGATGCTGGACAATTAGAATCAGTTGAATTTGTCGGTTTATGCACTGATATCTGTGTTATTTCTAATGCCTTATTAACGAAAGCAGAAATGCCGGAATTACCGATTTACTGTGATGAAAGCTGCTGTGCCGGGGTGAGCGTAGAAAAGCACCAGGCGGCTATTGAAGTAATGAAAAGCTGCCAGGTCATGATGAAAGGAGACAATCATGAGTAA
- a CDS encoding pyridoxal phosphate-dependent aminotransferase, which produces MNLESKVSDRIKSIKPSGIRKFSDYAKTFDHVISLGVGEPDFTTPPKICEAAIKAIQEGKTHYTANRGLLELREEICQYYNRKYHVSYDAATECLVTVGSSEGIDLAIRTFVDPGDEVILTNPGYVAYESAVKAAGGQMVKLPLNEEHEFKIEADVLESLITPKTKVLIMNYPNNPTGAFMNKEELAALVPVIQKHDLIVISDEIYSELSYDEEYTSLASFDEIRDQVITINGFSKSFAMTGWRLGYVLTNPVFLSEMVKIHQLGIICANSFAQYAVLEGLKSCDQDVAKMREEYKQRRDYLVKALNDMGLQTFMPKGAFYTFSNIKFTHMTSEEFCVALVKEQRVAPTPGSAFGEAGEGYIRISYAYSLAQLQEAMGKLRQFLKRFQ; this is translated from the coding sequence ATGAATTTAGAATCAAAAGTCAGTGATAGAATAAAATCAATTAAGCCTTCAGGGATTAGAAAGTTCTCTGATTATGCGAAAACATTTGATCATGTGATTTCATTAGGAGTAGGGGAACCTGATTTTACAACACCTCCTAAAATATGTGAAGCTGCGATTAAGGCTATTCAGGAAGGGAAAACCCATTATACGGCTAATAGAGGTCTTTTAGAATTAAGAGAAGAAATCTGTCAATATTATAATCGTAAATATCATGTCAGTTATGATGCGGCTACGGAATGTTTAGTAACGGTAGGGTCTTCAGAAGGAATTGATCTGGCCATAAGAACATTTGTGGATCCAGGTGATGAAGTCATTTTAACAAATCCAGGATATGTTGCGTATGAATCAGCGGTGAAAGCAGCGGGTGGTCAGATGGTCAAGTTACCACTCAATGAAGAACATGAGTTTAAAATTGAAGCGGATGTCTTAGAATCACTTATTACCCCTAAGACAAAAGTATTAATCATGAATTATCCAAATAATCCTACGGGTGCTTTTATGAATAAAGAGGAACTGGCGGCGTTAGTACCTGTTATTCAAAAACATGACTTAATCGTTATCTCTGATGAGATCTATTCTGAATTAAGTTATGATGAAGAGTATACGTCTCTAGCATCCTTTGATGAAATCAGGGATCAGGTTATTACCATCAATGGTTTCTCTAAATCTTTTGCGATGACGGGCTGGCGTTTAGGTTACGTTTTAACCAATCCAGTGTTCTTAAGTGAAATGGTTAAGATTCATCAGTTGGGAATTATCTGTGCGAATTCTTTTGCCCAGTATGCGGTTTTAGAAGGGCTAAAGAGCTGTGATCAGGATGTTGCTAAGATGCGTGAGGAATATAAACAGCGTCGTGATTATCTTGTCAAAGCTTTAAATGATATGGGCTTACAGACCTTTATGCCTAAAGGGGCTTTCTATACCTTCTCCAATATTAAGTTTACCCATATGACGTCTGAGGAATTCTGTGTGGCCTTAGTGAAAGAACAAAGAGTAGCTCCGACACCAGGCAGTGCTTTTGGCGAAGCTGGCGAAGGGTATATCCGTATTTCTTATGCTTATTCCTTAGCGCAGCTGCAAGAAGCGATGGGAAAACTTCGTCAATTCTTAAAACGTTTTCAATAA
- a CDS encoding UPF0158 family protein, with product MKLKLNDVLEALEGASDDTGYVLDMQTGEIHVFFDDDFDDFDDPEEAQEEIEEGSDRYLALPDSFDINEYEMMEHFLWTITDEEARHTLDVAMRGKGAFRRFRAKLHALGLEEDWYDYRSKQYERIARDWCEVNHIEIEE from the coding sequence ATGAAACTAAAATTAAATGATGTCTTAGAAGCATTAGAAGGAGCAAGTGATGATACAGGATATGTACTAGATATGCAAACAGGAGAAATCCATGTATTCTTTGATGATGATTTTGATGACTTCGATGATCCTGAAGAAGCTCAGGAAGAAATAGAAGAAGGAAGTGATCGTTATCTCGCTTTACCTGATTCGTTTGATATTAATGAATATGAAATGATGGAACACTTCTTATGGACAATCACCGATGAAGAGGCTCGTCATACACTTGATGTGGCTATGCGCGGCAAAGGGGCTTTTAGAAGATTTAGAGCGAAGCTCCATGCATTAGGTTTGGAAGAGGACTGGTATGACTATCGGTCTAAACAGTATGAACGTATTGCTCGTGACTGGTGTGAAGTCAATCATATTGAAATAGAAGAATAA
- a CDS encoding prepilin-type N-terminal cleavage/methylation domain-containing protein → MLKEETRNKKGFTLIEIIVVIVILAVLMAVAVPSVMSYMKEGQKAKYEAVARAALINTQIAVAKDIADNGKADDCLEVAKWVEVFDDTRTNYKFYGSKKSYGDNVNKIFINEIFLTGDDNSSDRDVKSITLYIQLKGDKGFRKVEVKVNGKMTVADSNVLIVPGHGTAVHYNEKAK, encoded by the coding sequence ATGCTAAAAGAAGAAACGAGAAACAAAAAAGGTTTCACTTTGATCGAAATCATCGTTGTTATTGTCATTTTAGCTGTATTAATGGCTGTCGCAGTTCCTTCAGTTATGTCATATATGAAAGAAGGACAAAAAGCTAAGTATGAGGCAGTTGCCAGAGCAGCTTTAATTAATACTCAAATAGCTGTTGCAAAAGATATTGCAGATAATGGTAAAGCTGATGATTGTCTTGAAGTTGCTAAGTGGGTTGAAGTTTTTGATGATACAAGAACAAATTATAAATTTTATGGTTCAAAGAAAAGCTATGGAGATAATGTAAATAAAATCTTTATCAATGAAATATTTTTAACAGGAGATGATAATTCTAGTGATAGAGATGTAAAATCAATTACATTGTATATTCAGTTAAAAGGAGATAAAGGATTTCGCAAGGTAGAAGTTAAAGTCAATGGAAAGATGACAGTTGCAGATTCAAACGTTTTAATTGTTCCAGGTCATGGTACAGCTGTTCATTATAATGAGAAAGCTAAATGA
- a CDS encoding IS1595 family transposase: protein MEIQNIAANLSNIKLDQFQIEQILDMVEEYIEANETASTPIIEHCPKCPEKHPKMIKAGHTKSGKQMYRCKSCNKRFVADTGQLTFYSHQSLSKWKIVLKDTLNGLALRETAFKIGVHYVTVFRMRHKLLHFIEMILANDSVGDVAEIDEKYILASHKGTKLEGVDPRKHGSIAPKPGITDILVCIMTVVSRGGNTFIHTYNTGRPTDVNGYEFCQHIDKESYCFIDGINIYDWSLKKRNCGVKHLKLDEYTKTDHLNTVNGLHSFIESEIIYYRNISTKYINRYNSLFMIQYNFRKLNISEKVTKLLGMLRQHQQYFYIRQLSKESIFKFSNSIFDL, encoded by the coding sequence ATGGAAATTCAAAACATTGCTGCTAACTTATCTAATATTAAACTAGATCAATTTCAAATTGAACAGATTCTTGATATGGTTGAGGAGTATATTGAAGCTAATGAAACTGCGTCTACACCTATCATAGAGCATTGCCCAAAATGTCCTGAAAAACATCCTAAAATGATCAAAGCAGGACACACAAAAAGTGGCAAGCAAATGTATAGATGTAAAAGCTGTAATAAACGCTTTGTAGCGGATACCGGTCAATTAACTTTCTATTCACATCAGAGCCTTTCAAAGTGGAAAATTGTTCTTAAAGATACACTCAACGGTTTAGCTTTACGCGAAACTGCATTCAAAATCGGTGTGCATTATGTAACTGTATTTAGAATGCGTCATAAGCTACTTCATTTCATTGAAATGATCCTAGCTAATGATTCTGTAGGTGATGTAGCTGAAATAGATGAGAAGTACATCCTGGCGAGTCATAAAGGGACCAAGCTGGAAGGCGTTGATCCTCGAAAACATGGATCAATAGCACCGAAACCAGGCATAACTGATATTCTAGTATGTATTATGACCGTAGTTTCCCGAGGCGGAAATACATTTATTCACACCTATAATACCGGTCGACCTACTGACGTGAATGGCTATGAATTTTGTCAGCATATTGATAAAGAAAGCTACTGCTTTATAGATGGTATCAATATTTATGACTGGAGTCTGAAAAAACGAAATTGCGGCGTAAAGCATCTAAAACTCGATGAGTATACAAAAACTGATCATTTGAATACTGTAAATGGACTTCATTCATTTATTGAATCAGAAATCATCTATTATAGAAATATATCTACAAAGTATATAAATAGATATAACTCGTTATTTATGATCCAATATAATTTCAGAAAACTCAATATCAGCGAGAAAGTTACAAAGCTTTTAGGGATGCTGAGACAGCATCAGCAATATTTCTACATTCGCCAACTCAGTAAAGAAAGTATATTTAAGTTTAGCAATAGTATATTTGATCTGTAA